GAGAACAATAGCTCAAGTCAATATGCTATCTAAAGGTACGTTTTGTTTTCAGACAAAATTGTatcataattttcaaataaatgaGAACACAACAAATTTCATGCCCATTAATATTTCCTGACCAGTAGAGCACCCACATCAATAGATGATTACAAGAACAAAGATAAACATTGTATTATACCAAAACATCGAGTTAAAATATGTTAAACTATAGATTTAATTAGTTGCAAGAAATCAAATAAGTTAATTTTATCATCATAATATCATACAAGAGGCACAAGTCTGCtgaaataatataaaatctGTAGCATGCCATGCATCTCAACTCAACCGAAGCCAAtcaactaaatgcataaaatcacaTCATATGATTAATATTACTAGttattgatgccagggcatcttggccagtttcactgaccttttccttattgtttttaaggtagtttcatgcatttccttaggaaataagctagttttggatagatattcacttacaccttgattcaaacatacattgtgaattttacatgatttcatgaggattttgcatgagtttaataacaaattgtatgttgcattacccatgacttggactagaactttgatgcactctattgcttgatttcaggaccaaaggaagcaaggaagaaccacttagcagtcacgttaatctaattaacgttaccactaacgtggaatgggaggtaacttgcaaagttaatgagaaaagtgattgccaataacgctctcgcAGCtatcattgcccacgttaagagtcacgttaactaagttaatgtgaactctaacgtgaagaagggactttgagccaacgttagtgacacttaacattatcactaacgttggccaatgatcataagtggctacgttagagtccacattaacttagttaacgtggcctctaacgttaaaagggggaaggaagccaacgctagtgacactcaacattgtcactaacattggcctaaggtgcaatgtaccatgttaactcccacgttaacttggttaacgtgggagctaacgtaaaaggcaagggtggtcgacaacgttagtgacacccaacattgtcactaacgttggaagcaaccacaaaaccccaaggagccacgttaacttccacgttaacttagttaacgtggaaggctAACGATGATGAAtgaaagatgagccaacgttagtgacactcaacattgtcactaacgttggggatggctaagaatggtcaCGTTAGAatccacgttaacctagttaacgtggactctaacgtgagacataggggcacattggaacgttagtgacaatgttaagtgtcactaacgttctcgaaggttggcaaggccacgttagaagccacgttaacctagttaacgtggactctaacatgagacataggggcacattggaacgttagtgacaatgttgagtgtcactaacattctggaaggttggcaaggccacgttagaagccacgttaacctagttaacgtgggctctaacgtgaggcaaaggggtacattggaacgttagtggcaatgttgagtgtcactaacgttctcgaactcatactttcactaaaacgttaacacccctaacgtcctgagctaaagtctctgcccacttcacactttctttctgcaagtaaaaccaagcccaaatgaagaagagaacgaCTTCAAtctcaagatccaaaggcctaagacttgaagagccaagtagaagctgagaagagtagaaTATATAGGAGTAGCCTTGAATTATTTGAGGAGATCGGAAAGCTGGAAAAGGGCAttactctctgtattttactctgctcttctagttccatgatgtattctccatctttgttttcattttcgagagctatgaacaactaaacccctttcattgggttagggagctctgttgtaatttgatggatcaatactagttttcattattcttcttctatcttttctcctGATTtcacttgaaagctttcgatcttcatcccattgggtagttatcttggaaaagaagctattcaaacttggatctcttctgagcattgaaagaggaatgaagaaatcaagctagaaatgctttctcatgctggaccaaattgggtttggatggatatgtgactataatcctctcaatacttgatttgggaaatgcatgtggtataatcagtgaccacacttcatctctcctcatgagcaattgaccaaggaattggctattgatagccctttaattctagcatttactttttctgtcatttacattctcgccattttattttctgcaaatctcaacccaaattctgaattcgctcaactagaacattcttctaattaaagttgcttgatcaatcaatccctgtgggattcgacctcactctattgtgagcttttacttgacgacaatttcggtacacttgccgaagggaatttgttgagagacagtttccacttgcatcaagtttatggcgccgttgctggggattgattgtgcatcaacaatgattaaattaggagatcactagattgagcatttttgttttgttgatttaattttttgtttgagtaatttactttctgtccTAGTTAACCTCTCCCCTTCCCCTTCTACTCTTTCGTGTTCTTTGTTATTTACCATTCAGTTTGCtagcccactaactgtttgatatattgcatcactcaTAACTAACAGTAATTCTGACAGAAATACTATCTTCACATATTGTTACTTGCTTGtacttgttggttgtatgacagggagaagaagcggggcTTTAACTTCCTTCAATtctgaaccagagaggaccctccttagattaaggagggaagcaagaggaaaacGTGCAATCGGTactgaagaggaggaggaacacTTTGAACTAAACATGGAAGGCAACATGGAAAACCAATATGAAGAAGAGGCTACTAACCATGggggaggaggtagagcaaatcatGCTGGGGAGAATAGAAGAGTGTTAAGCTCTTACATTAATCCAAACCCAGgcaactgtggaagtagcattcagaagcccaccatacatgccaacaatttcgagctaaaacctcagctcatcactcttgtgcagaataattgctcttttggaggaggtgctcaagaagacccgaatcaacacttgaccaccttcttgaggatttgtgacacagtgaagtccaatggagtccacccggatgtctataggctactcttgttcccttttttactcagggacaaggcatccaaatggcttgaatccttcccaaaagaaagcccgacaaattgggaggaggtagtgaataagtttttggcaaggttttacccccctcaaaggatcaataggctaagaactgaagtgcagacgttcagacaacaagatggggagacactttatgaagcttgggaaaggttcaaagacctaacaaggagatgttcaccaaatatgttcaatgaatgggtgcagttgcacatcttctatgaaggcttgtcatatgaatcaaagaaggcagtagaCCATTCCTCTGGAGGATcattgaacaagaagaaaaccattgaagaagccatagatgtaattgagactgtagctgagaatgactacttctatgcttccgaaagagggaacacAAGAATAGAGCTAAgcaatgtagatgctctgctggctcagaacaagctcattactaagcagctagctgacctcaccaagaagatggagaggaaCCAAGTGGCAGCAATCACCACCTCCTCAAAAACCCAAgaaggagttgaagaagaagcagagggtaaccttgagcaagccaactatattgggaattcacctagacagAACCATGATCTATACTCCAAAACATACAACCCtggatggaggaaccacccaaactttgggtgggggaatcagcaagatcaaagccaagaccagagaccttacaactccaacaacaatgcagctcatcaacaattcacaTAGAGGACATATCAACACCCCCACAACAACACTTCTCCACACCCATATCAAAACCACAACAACACCTCTCATCCTTCCACCTCTAATCCCAATCTACCATCAATTGATGACagactctctaagcttgaaaccttacttgagGGAGTATGCAAAGACGTCCGAAACAGTAAAGTACTTCGAGAGGAAGTGTAGTCAAACATGCAGAATCAaaatgctgccatcaagaaactAGAGACACAAATTGGTTATCTATTCAAGCAGCTTTCTAACCACAGCCTTTGCAATGATAACAATTCAAGCAAAGAGGAGGAGTGTCAAGCTATAATACTTAGGAGTGGGAAGGAACTTACGGAACTCTCCCAAAAACCACAAAAAGAAGGCTCAaatgaaaagggagaagagCAAGATGGAGTTCAAACTCCCACTTCAATtccacaaaaagaaaaaaagggatgCCAAAACTGAACATCTCAAGAGCTCCGTATCCTCAGCagttgaagaaaaaagaagatgacAACCAGTTCGTGagattcttggaaatcttcaagaaactacaaatcaacataccctttgctgaagcaatagaacaaatgccactctatgccaagttcctGAAGGAGCTGATGactaagaagagaagctggaagaacaGTGAGACTGTGATACTAACcgaagaatgtagtgctatcATCCAGCACAAACTACCCCAGAAGTTGaaggatccagggagctttcagaTCCTTTATATTATAGGGAAAATCACAGTAGAGAAGGCCCTTTGTGACTTAGGAGCCAGCATCAATTTGATGTCAGTAGCAatgatgaggaagatgaagatcgaggaggctaaaccaacaaaaatggcCTTACAACTGGCAGACCGATCGTTCAAGTTCCCTCATGGCAtagtagaggatttgttggtgaAAGTATGAGACTTCATATTCCCGGCAGATTTTGTAGTGTTGGACATGTAGGAGGAAGCTAAGACCTCCATTATTCTGGGAAGGCCGTTCTTGGCTACTGTTGGAGCTATCATTGATGTCTAAAAAGGTGATCTTACCTTGAGATTACACAATGAAAAGATGACATTCAATGTGTTcaaggccatgagttacccacCAGAACAATTTGGGGAATGCATGAGGTTAGACACACTTAAAGAAGAAGTGCAGGAgtgttttgaagaagaagagcatgAAGAGCCCGAGAGATCAATGGAGGAGGAGTATATATCAAGTGAGGATGTTGCAATAGCAGAGAGTCATGTTCAAGATGCACCAAAGGAAGAGACTGAAAAGTCAGAGGCACCCAAGGTTGAACTCAAAGCATTGCCACCCACTCTCAAATATGCATACCTAGGAGAAAATGAAAACTACCCAGTAATCATAAGCTCATGCCTCAGCCAAGATCAAGAGGATGAATTGCTCAAGGTGCTGCGGGAGCATAAGGACGCCATCAGATGGACCCTTGCTGACTTGAAGGGAATCAGTTCAgctatatgcatgcataaaatacTGTTGGAAGATGATGCAAAACCATCCATTCAATCCCAAAGAAGGCTGAACCCaatcatgaaggaagtggtacaGAAAGAGGTTATGAAGCTTTGGCAAGGAGGAGTAATATACCCGATCTCAGACAGCCCTTGGGTCAGCCCCGTGCATGTTGTGCCCAAGAAGAGAGGAATCACTGTGGTTCCCAATGAGAGGAACGAACTGATACCTACAAGGAACGTCACGGGATGGCggatgtgcattgactatcGGAAACTCAATGAAGTTACATGAAAGGATCATTTCCCTCTcccattcatggatcagatGTTGGAAAGACTCGCAGGACATGCTTATTACTGTTTTCTTGATGGTTATTTGagatataaccaaatagtggttgatcctagagaccaagagaaaacttcatttacctgtccatatggagtgtttgcctacaggcgcatgccatttgggctatgtaatgcacctgcgactttccaacgctgcatactttctatcttctcagatatgatagagaaattcattgaagtttttatggatgatttctcgATATTCGGAGATTCTTTTACTAGTTGCTTGAATCACCTAGCCTTGGtattgaaaagatgccaagagactaattTGGTCTTGAACTgagagaaatgtcactttatggtgataGGAGGAATAGTTCTTGGCCATAAGATTTCTAACCAAGGAATCGAAGTGAACAGGGCTAAAGTGGAACTTATTGAAAAGCTTCCTCCACCtagtgatgtcaaggcaattagaagctttttaGGGCATGCTGGCTTTTACAGaagatttattaaagatttttcaagaaTAGCTAAGCCCTTGAGTAATCTCCTTGTATCAGATACACCATTCATCTTCGATGAAACCTGCATGTTGGCATTCGAGCATTTGAAAGAAAGATTGTCCTCTGCCCCTATCATCTCccccacctgattggaacttaccctttgaattgatgtgtgatgcatctaaCTTTGCAGTAGGGGCAGTCTTAGGGTAGAGGAAAAATAACTTAGTCTATGTAATATACTATGCTAGCAAGGTCCTCAATGATGCTCAAAGAAATTATACCACTCCTGAAAAGGAATTGCTAGCCatagtttttgcatttgacaAGTTTAGGTCGTACCTCATTGGTGCTAAAGTCATTGTTTTTACAGATCACTCAGcacttaaatatttatttgccaagcaagaatcaaaaccaagactaataagatggatcttattattgcaggagtttgatattgaaatcAGAGACAAGAAGGGAGTGGAGAACAAGGTGGC
The genomic region above belongs to Arachis duranensis cultivar V14167 chromosome 3, aradu.V14167.gnm2.J7QH, whole genome shotgun sequence and contains:
- the LOC107479454 gene encoding uncharacterized protein LOC107479454, which encodes MPLYAKFLKELMTKKRSWKNSETVILTEECSAIIQHKLPQKLKDPGSFQILYIIGKITVEKALCDLGASINLMSVAMMRKMKIEEAKPTKMALQLADRSFKFPHGIVEDLLVKV